A stretch of DNA from Anaeromicrobium sediminis:
TCTATCAACTTTATTCCCACATCAAAATATATGGAATCTTCAATGTACTCATGTCCTACCTTTGCCACTATGACTTCATACATTTTACCTTCATCCTTCACTAAGGCTTCCTTCTCTATCGTAAATCCATTTTCATTAAGCCAAATCCTTAATTCTTCTTGTGCTACCATAGGTTGTAGTATTAATCTATCTAAACTCTTGGCAATTTCAATACTTTCTTCTAGTATGGTACTTATTAATAGACCTCCCATACCAGCTATTATAGCCGTATCTACTTCTCCCATTTTTAGAGGTTTTAATCCGCTACCAATTCTTGTTTCTATTTTATCTTCTAGTTCATTTTCTTTAATATTTTTTTTAGCTATATTAAGTGGGCCTTCATTCACATCGCAGGCTATAGCCTTATTAACTATATTTTTCTCTGCCAAATATACGGGTATATAAGCATGATCAGTTCCTATATCAGCAATTTTTGCTCCTTCTTTAACAAATTTTGCTATTTTATCTAATCTTTTAGTTAATTTCATGTATATCTCCTTTTTAGTACTTTATAGTATTTTATCTTTTTCAATATATTTTAACTCATTTTAATGAAAAATAATTATAGGGAGGTTTTGATATGAATAAAAATAAAAATAACGCCCCTAAATCTTCTGTCCATTTTAAATGGGGTGGAACTACTTCTGACTGGCAAGCAGAAGCTCAAGAACTTTATGAAGAGACCAAACCCAAGGAAAGTCCTAAGGAAAAGAATGAAGACATAGAATATGGCTCCAGGAAGCAGCGTTGGTCTCCATTATAAATGTTCTACCTCGCAAAAAAAGTGTGACTAAGGTCTAAAACCTTTTGTCACACCCTATTTTATTCTAAATAGTCCTTTAACTTTTTACTTCTGCTTGGATGTCTAAGCTTTCTTAAAGCCTTCGCTTCTATTTGACGTATTCTCTCTCTTGTTACATCAAACTTTTTACCCACTTCCTCTAGGGTTCTAGCTCTTCCATCATCTAATCCAAATCTTAATCTTAGTACCTTTTGCTCTCTTGGAGTTAAGGTATCTAATACTTCTATTAATTGTTCCTTTAGCATAGAAAAGGCTGCAGCTTCTGCTGGTGCTGGAGCATCATCATCAGGAATAAAGTCTCCTAAATGACTGTCTTCCTCTTCTCCTATTGGAGTTTCTAAAGATACAGGCTCTTGAGCTATTTTTAAGATTTCTCTTACCTTTTCTTCTGGAAGATCCATTTCCTTAGCTATCTCATCTGGCTTAGGTTCCCTTCCTAATTCTTGAAGCAATTGTCTAGATACTCTTATTAATTTATTTATAGTTTCAACCATGTGTACAGGTATTCTTATAGTTCTAGCTTGATCCGCAATGGCTCTCGTTATTGCTTGCCTTATCCACCAAGTAGCATATGTACTAAACTTATATCCTTTTCTCCAATCAAACTTCTCAACAGCTTTAATCAGGCCCAAATTACCTTCTTGTATTAAATCCAGGAATAACATACCTCTTCCCACATAACGTTTAGCTATACTTACAACTAGTCTAAGGTTAGCTTCACAGAGTCTTTTTTTAGAATATTCATCTCCCAGTTCCATTTTCTTTGCAAGTTCAATTTCCTCTGTTGCAGAAAGAAGTGGCACCTTTCCGATCTCTTTTAAATACATTCTTACTGGATCATCTATATTAATACCCTTAGGGATAGAGATATCTATATTAACAGTTTCTTCTTCTTCAGTTTTTTCTTTTACAGTTTCCTTTTCTCCTACGATTTCTATGCCCATAGAAGATAGGTTATCATAAACCTCTTCAATTTGTTCCTTATCTATGTCAACTTCTTCTAAAGTATTCATAACTTCCGTATAGGTAAGCATTCCCGTTTTTTTACCCTTATCCACTAGTTTTTTAACTAGTAGCAGTTTTTTGCTATCTATTCTCTTGCTCATTTTAAGATTCCCTCCCTTCAAAGGCCTCTACATCTTTTTTAGTTCCTTCAATATTTTTTCGTAGTTTATGCATAACTCTCTTATCCTCACAATCTCTTCTTTAGATTTCTTTTCTTTTTTTTCTATGATTTTAAGTTCCTTCTCTATGCCATTCTTTTCTAATATGAGTCTGTGTTTTTTTATAGTATTTACACAATCTATTAACATCTTATCAACATTATCTTCCGGCAAAACAATTTTATTTACTTCATGGAATAATCCTATTTCTTCAATTTCCAATTCTTTTAATATTTCATCTTTATCTAAAGAATTAGTTTCGTAAGCTCTATATACAAATTTTGCTATGTTTTTTATATTAGAACTTATAAACTTGTCATAAGTGAAATTGTTTTTTATTTCCTTGTACATGTGTTCATTCTCTATAATTAATTTTAAAAGTATTTTTTCAGCTTCAAAATACCCTTGCTTTTTTATTGGTTTTTCAGGTATAATGTTATATTTATTATTATTCCTATCTTTTTTGCTTCTATACTTTTTAAAACTTTCAGGATTTTTCTCTTTATTATTGCCATAAAATTCTTTATTTATAGCCTTTCTAGAAATTCCTGTTTCAGAAGAAATTTTGCTAATATATGCATCTACTTCCACTGGACTTTTGAGATTTTTAAGTATGGGAGTAATCTCTTGAACAAACTTAATGGACCCCTCCGTAGTTTTAATATTATACTTTTCCTTAGCCAAACTAATCTTATATTCAACTAAAGTTAAAGCACTATTCACATACTTTATAAAAGCCTCTTTGCCATGCTCTTTAACTAATTCATCTGGATCTTTAGCACCCTTAAGGCTTATAACCTTAACCTCACATCCTACTTCAGTTAGTATATCAAGACCTCGTAGGGTAGCCGTTTGCCCCGCCACATCCGAGTCATAGCATATGTATGTTTTGTCTGCATATCTTTTTAATAATTGCCCTTGTCCCTTAGTTAGTGCCGTACCTAAAGATGCAACAGCATTTTTAATTCCTTTTTCATATAGGGATATTACATCCATATATCCTTCGACCACTATTATTCTTTTATTATCGTTTATTTCATTCTTTGCAATATTTAGTCCAAATAAATTATTACTTTTATTAAATACAGGAGTTTGTGGTGAATTTAAATATTTAGGCATTTCATTTCCTATTGCTCTAGCTCCAAATCCTATAACCTTCCCCGTAGTATTAAATATTGGAAATATAGTTCTATTTCTAAATCGATCGTAAAATCCCTTTTTTTCTTTTTTCTGTAAAACCAAACCAGACTTATATATTAATGATTGATTATATCCTTTTTTTAGTAAATATTTATTTAAAGCATCCCACTCATTTAAGGCATATCCTAATCCAAATTTTTTTATTGTCTCTATACTTAGACCTCTTTTATTTGAAAGATATTCTAAAGCTTGGGCGCCTCTTTTGTGTAAATTCTTGTAATAGAAGATGGCTGCTTCCCTATTGAGCTCATATATCTTTGTTTTTTCTTCTACAGCCTTTTTTTCTTCCTTGTTTAAAGTTTTTTCTTCGATGTTTATACCAACTCTATTTCCTAGGAATTTTAATGAATCTATAAAATCCAAGTTCTCTTTCTTAGATATGAACTCAATCACATCTCCAGCTTGGCCACATCCAAAGCAATGATATAATTGCTTGTCTTCTGAAACTATAAAGGATGGTGTCTTTTCATTATGAAATGGACATAACCCCTTATGATTTTTTCCATTTTGCTTTAGTTGCGTATAGCCAGATATTATTTCTATAATATTATTTTTACTTTTAATTTCATCTATTAAATGTTCATTTACATTCATATTCATCACCTACATAGTCCCTTTATGTACATTTTCTCCAAACAGATTAAATTTCCTTCTTCATTTAGCAATTACTTATCCATTACCTCTAGGACTATGTTTAAAAGATATTTTAACCACATGTGCTTAAAATATTTCTTTTACACCTTATTTATTAACATTCCCTCCTTTTAAGAAACTTCTTTCTTAAATTCTTCGAAGAAGTAATTTCCATTTTCTTTCTAAGTTCTTTTATATTTATGGATTGAAAAAAGCTTTCCATTGGAAGATATTAAAAATATCATCCTTCATTAATAATAGTCATATCAAAGGCCTAAGAAACATATTTATACATATTTCTTTTGTGAAGCACTTGGTGACATGACTTGTATTAATGGGATAATTGTATATATTGTTTTTACTAAATCTACATCTATATAGAAACATGTTTGTCTACATTTATTTCCTTTTTTCTACATTATCTTTAATCCACGTCTTTCAATATTCGACACCCAACTTCTTAATCCTTCTTTAATTTATACAAAATATAAAATCCAAAATTTTCAGAACTATTCCCTCCACACTTTAGGAACAAATATATCCATATATTTTTTTAATGCATATTTGTCTGTCATGCCAGCCACATAATCTTTAACAGCCTCTACTAATCTATTTTCTTGTACTTTCTCAACTATTTCTATTGGCAACTTTTCCGGCTTTTCTAAGAAATAATAATATAGTTCTTTTATAATATTTTGAGCCTTTTTTTCTTCCTTCTTAGCTTTGGGGTTTAAATATACTTCTTTAAACATAAATTCTCTTAATTTGTCCATATATATTTTCATTTCTTTGCTTATTTGTATTCTATCTTTATTATCACTATTATTAATTATATCTAGTATCATATTATTTATTCTAAGACTATGGGTATTTCCTATTTTTTCAAGACAATCCTTAGGTAATTGAGATTCTTTTAATATGGATCCTCTTATGGCATCGTCTATATCATGATTTATATAAGCTATTCTATCACTTATTTTCACAATCTGCCCTTCCAAAGTAAATGGTTCCTTATTGCCTGTGTGATTTAATATGCCATCCCTTACCTCATAAGTCAAATTCAAACCAAACGCATCTTTCTTTTCTAAGAAATCTACTATTCTCAAACTTTGTTCATTGTGCTTAAATCCATTTTCATGAATCTCATTTAAAATTTCCTCTCCACAATGACCAAAGGGAGTATGACCCAAATCATGACCAAGTGCTATAGCCTCTGTCAAATCTTCGTTTAAGTTTAAGGCTCTTGCAATGGTTCTTGATAT
This window harbors:
- a CDS encoding tRNA (adenine(22)-N(1))-methyltransferase; amino-acid sequence: MKLTKRLDKIAKFVKEGAKIADIGTDHAYIPVYLAEKNIVNKAIACDVNEGPLNIAKKNIKENELEDKIETRIGSGLKPLKMGEVDTAIIAGMGGLLISTILEESIEIAKSLDRLILQPMVAQEELRIWLNENGFTIEKEALVKDEGKMYEVIVAKVGHEYIEDSIYFDVGIKLIEDNDPLLKEFVTNKIAKYEKLLYNLSKQKSFEEDEKYIIHKEKLKKLKEVLKCLES
- the rpoD gene encoding RNA polymerase sigma factor RpoD: MSKRIDSKKLLLVKKLVDKGKKTGMLTYTEVMNTLEEVDIDKEQIEEVYDNLSSMGIEIVGEKETVKEKTEEEETVNIDISIPKGINIDDPVRMYLKEIGKVPLLSATEEIELAKKMELGDEYSKKRLCEANLRLVVSIAKRYVGRGMLFLDLIQEGNLGLIKAVEKFDWRKGYKFSTYATWWIRQAITRAIADQARTIRIPVHMVETINKLIRVSRQLLQELGREPKPDEIAKEMDLPEEKVREILKIAQEPVSLETPIGEEEDSHLGDFIPDDDAPAPAEAAAFSMLKEQLIEVLDTLTPREQKVLRLRFGLDDGRARTLEEVGKKFDVTRERIRQIEAKALRKLRHPSRSKKLKDYLE
- the dnaG gene encoding DNA primase, translated to MNVNEHLIDEIKSKNNIIEIISGYTQLKQNGKNHKGLCPFHNEKTPSFIVSEDKQLYHCFGCGQAGDVIEFISKKENLDFIDSLKFLGNRVGINIEEKTLNKEEKKAVEEKTKIYELNREAAIFYYKNLHKRGAQALEYLSNKRGLSIETIKKFGLGYALNEWDALNKYLLKKGYNQSLIYKSGLVLQKKEKKGFYDRFRNRTIFPIFNTTGKVIGFGARAIGNEMPKYLNSPQTPVFNKSNNLFGLNIAKNEINDNKRIIVVEGYMDVISLYEKGIKNAVASLGTALTKGQGQLLKRYADKTYICYDSDVAGQTATLRGLDILTEVGCEVKVISLKGAKDPDELVKEHGKEAFIKYVNSALTLVEYKISLAKEKYNIKTTEGSIKFVQEITPILKNLKSPVEVDAYISKISSETGISRKAINKEFYGNNKEKNPESFKKYRSKKDRNNNKYNIIPEKPIKKQGYFEAEKILLKLIIENEHMYKEIKNNFTYDKFISSNIKNIAKFVYRAYETNSLDKDEILKELEIEEIGLFHEVNKIVLPEDNVDKMLIDCVNTIKKHRLILEKNGIEKELKIIEKKEKKSKEEIVRIRELCINYEKILKELKKM
- a CDS encoding deoxyguanosinetriphosphate triphosphohydrolase, yielding MNGRVLTEEREEKLSKYAAKSYLSKGRRKLEERCDIRTVYQRDRDRIIHSKSFRRLKDKTQVFIAPEKAHYRTRLTHTLEVAQISRTIARALNLNEDLTEAIALGHDLGHTPFGHCGEEILNEIHENGFKHNEQSLRIVDFLEKKDAFGLNLTYEVRDGILNHTGNKEPFTLEGQIVKISDRIAYINHDIDDAIRGSILKESQLPKDCLEKIGNTHSLRINNMILDIINNSDNKDRIQISKEMKIYMDKLREFMFKEVYLNPKAKKEEKKAQNIIKELYYYFLEKPEKLPIEIVEKVQENRLVEAVKDYVAGMTDKYALKKYMDIFVPKVWRE